The window AATCCGATCGACCCGGGGAGGTGCTATTGCTGTCTTTATTTACGAAATACCGTAAAACAGGTAAATGACGGTAAGCTCCACGGTCAGAAACAGCAACGTCATTACAGTGCCGGCCTTGGCGTAATCAATGGTTCGGTAACCGCCCGGACGCATGACCAGAGCATTAACCTGATGGGTCGGCAACACAAAGGTGTTGGACGCTGAAAGCCCCACCACAAGGGCCGCCATTCTCGGATCTGCCCCGGCCATCACGGCCATATTCATGCACAGGGGAACCAGAAGTACCGTGGCCCCCACATTGGAGATCACCAGGGTAAAAAAGGATGCCATGAGGCCCACAACCGCTAAAAGGATTATGGGTGACGGCGTTCCGATCAGGTTGAGCACGGTGTGGGCAATAAACCCGGCCGTGCCTGTTTTTTCAAAGGCAATTCCCAAGGGGATGAGCCCTGCCAGCAGAAAAACCGTCATCCAATCCACCGCCAGATATGCCTCGTCAACGGTCAACACACCGGTAATGATCATGCCAAGGGCCCCGGACATAAGCGCAACTGCCAGTTGGATTTTCAAAAAAACAATCTGGAAAAGGGCAAGTGCCAGCCAACCCACAGCCAGCATGGCTTTCTGGGGCCGCAGGATTTCACCCTCCAGCTTGGATGCAAATATCAGGGCTCTGGGTTTGGGCCTGTTCATCAGGATATGAAATTTCTCCCAGGGACCCTGGAGCAGCAGCGTGTCGCCCATGGCCAGGCGAATATTGGTCAGTCCTGAGTAGTATTTACGGTTGTCCTTGAAAAGCACGAGGGGATTGAGCCCGTACATCTCCTTGAAATTAACCTCGTTCAGGGTTCTGCCGATGAGTTCGGATCTTGGTGCGACAACAACCTCGGCCATACCGGCATTGGTATTGGCCAGAAACTCTGCAAAGGTTTCAAGGGCAGGCTTTATCTGCCAGCCGAACTCCTTTGCCAGCTGCTCAATATTTTCCCTTTTACCGACCACCGCAATATCATCGCCACTGTTGATTGATTCATAACTGCGGGGCACATGGTTGGTGGTCCGGGTGGAGGGAGAAGAGATGCCGATGACCGTAACAAGAAACTTGGGACGAATGTTTAAATCATCCAGAAGCCCTGTGGTACCGGAACCTTCGGGAACATGCATCTCCACCAGACTGTTGACACCCTCGTATTCATTAATAAGCACATCCGTGGCACCCTTGCTGTCCTGGCCGCTTGCGCTGGGAAGAATGAACCGCCCGAAAACCAGAAAATATAAAAGTGCTGTCCCCAGCAGACACACGCCAATGGGGGTCTGGGTAAACAACCCGAAAGGTTCAAGCTTTTCTCCGCCCAATACCATAAGGTCATTGAGTAGAATGGTCGGACTTGCCCCCACAAGAGTGAGCGTGCCGCCGATAATGGCGCAAAAGCCCATGGGCATCAGGATGCGGGAGGCGGGAATACCCACCCTCTTGGAAATTCTCTGGGTGGCCGGCAGAAACAGGGCTGCAGCACCAATGTTCTGCATCATACTGGAAATGATGCCCACGGTGCCCGACACCAGAAGCATAATCTTGCCTTCGCTTTTGCCGGCAAGGGCCAGGATCGGCTTTGCCACCTTATTCATAACGCCGGTTTTATCCAGGCCTGCACCGATAATAATAACTGCAATGATAGAACAAACTGCATTGGAACTTAAGCCCACAAAGGCTTCTTTGGGAGAGATCAGTCCAATCAGGGGGAGAAGGACCATCATCATTATCCCGACCACATCCACCCGTACCCATTCAAACACAAAGAGGCAGATAACAAAAACCAGGATGATCATGGTCATAATCATATCAGGGGTCATTGAAAAACACTCCATTAAGTCTAACTGGTGTTTGGACTGAAAGCCCCTCATCGGGACAACTTTATATGAAAGTCTGTGTAACCTACAAAGATCTTTCAAACTTCGTTGTGGACTGAGCCCGGCAGCTGATATGTCAGGCCAGCACATGGCTGTTATATTCCAAACACAGAATTTTTGTTCAGGATTTAAAAAAAAGACTGTTATTCATCTTCATTTCTGTAGATAAAGCACAGCACCGCTGTAAACAAAATCAAACCAAGGCCTATGAAAAAATGAGCATCCATGAAAGAATCCTCCTAACTCACTGAATAAACGCAAAGCCGCTGGGCAATCCGGTTCTGGTTCACGGCAGCATCTCTAACAGCAGCAGGGTTTTTGTTCTCGGAGATAATGAATTCAATGTGGCCGCATTCATTGGTAATATCGGAAATGGCATGATCAACGTCTGCCTGGCTTGTGGTGTGGGCAAATTTGAGTCCCATTTCTGCAGCCTTCTCCTTGAACGGCACCACGTTTTTCGCAGCGGTCTCCTTGAAATCGGCGTACAGTTCTTCCTGAGTGGTGGAAAAAAACGAGGTCACGTCATGGGTCAGATTGGCCGCATTTACCGCGATAATGCCGTAATCCATACGTTTGGCCATATCCAAAGCATAACTGGTCATCTCGTCTGAAAACCGGCTTTCAAGGGTGGCAACCACAAGGTTTTTACCCTGGTTGGTCCTGCATGATATGGTACATGAGCACTGATCAGTACCGTCATCATCTTTAACACAAGGCCCGGAAAACATAATCGGGTTCTCTTTGCCGTGCTTTTTTCCAAAACTTAATCTGTCTTTTAATCCATTTAAAAACTGCATAATCAACCATCCTCCTTTAGGTGTATTAGGTTATCAATCTTTTTTGTGGAATAATGAGCAAGTTGCATACCAGATTTTCAAAATGTCTATAGAAGCGCTTAGAATAAGGATTTCCATAATCTGGGGGCCATTTACCTGCCCAAGATTGCGTTGCATATTGCAATGTATTTTTTGATCATCGCCCAAAGCCTTGCCATATAGCGGTTTTCGGGCATTGCATTTGTCAATGTTCGCGTTGCGAAATGCATCGATTTACATCAAGATACAGTGATATTCTTACCTGGCTTAAACAGAAAAACCTTTAGTAATGTACTTTTAAAGATGCCTTAAAAAGGAATCAGACATCAGGCATGGTAATTGCTCCAATGCTGAAAACCATTTATAACCTTTAAGCTTGAGAGAAAGGGTCTTCATGTGAAACGGATTTTTAAAAAAGAAGAAGCGCCGCAGGTTGTTGATGCGGGGGCAGAAGAGATTGCGGCCCTGCGCGAGGCCGTACTGGACCAGAAAATCCCGGCCGAGGTTGAAAAAATTCTGCTTAAAGAGGTGGAGCGGCTTGAAAAAATAAACCCCGCGTCGGCAGAATACACCATCGGGCTTAACCATATCGATTATGTGACCACCCTGCCCTGGAACCGATACACCCAGGATAATCTTGACATCCAGCGGGCGGAAAAAATTTTGGATTCCGACCATTATGGACTTGAAGAGATCAAGGAGAGAATTCTTGAACATCTGGCGGTGCGGCAGATGAAACTGTCCCGGAAAAATACTATTCTTGTGGTGGATGACGAGCAGATCACCAGAATGAATCTGGAACATGTTCTGTCCAAGGAGGGTTATGAAGTCACCACGGCTGACGGCGGCACCCAGGCCCTTGAATTCTTAAAAAAAAATACCGTGGATCTGGTGATCACAGACCTCAAAATGGACAAGATCGACGGCATGGCGCTTCTGGGACGTATAAAGGCCAACAGTCCCGGCACAGAAGTGATCATTATCTCGGGTTATGCCACGGTGCTCACGGCCGTGGACGCCATCAAGCGCGGATCCTTTCACTTTATTCCCAAACCCCTCAAGCTCGACGACATCCGGGAAACCGTAAAAAAAGCCTTAAGCAAAAAAACAGGACTTGTGGAAGCCAAGGGACCTGTGATCTGTTTTGCAGGCCCTCCGGGTACGGGCAAAACCTCTCTTGGCCAGTCCATTGCCCAAAGTCTTGAACGAAAATTTGTCCGGATTTCCCTTGCCGGTGTGAAGGATGAGGCTGACATCAGAGGACACAGGCGCTCCTATGCCGGTGCCCTTGCCGGCCGGATCATCCAGGAAATTCGACGGGCCGAATCTCTGAACCCAGTTCTCATGCTTGATGAGATTGATAAAATCGGACAGGATTTTAAAGGAGATCCCGCCTCAGCCTTGCTTGAGGTCCTGGATCCCCAGCAGAACTCAAAGTTCATTGACCATTACCTGGACATCCCCTTTGACCTTTCCAAGGTGATGTTCATTGCCACGGCCAATATGGTGGCAAGGATCCCCGGGCCTTTACTGGACCGGTTTGAGGTGATCTCCATGTCCGGATACACCATCGAAGAAAAAATCCACATTGTCCAGCGCCACCTGATCCCCCGGGCCAAGGAAGATACCGGACTTTCGGGATTTGATCTTAAATTTACAGAAAACGCACTTCGCATCATCATCAGAGAACACACCCGGGAAGCAGGATTAAGGGGACTTGAGCGGAAAATTGCCGCGGTCTGCCGCAAAATTGCCCGGCAGTATCTGGATACACCGGATGGCCCCCGGAAGATAAAAATTGATGAAAGTGCCGTTGAAAAATTTCTGGGGCCTGCCCAATATCACTATGAGATTGCCGGGGCCCGGGACCGTATAGGGTGTGCCACAGGCCTTGCCTGGACAGAGAGCGGCGGAGAAATCATCTTTGTTGAGACCACACGGATGATGGGTGCCGAACGACTGATCCTCACCGGATACTTAGGAGAGATAATGAAAGAATCGGCCCAGGCCGCCTTAAGTTATATCCGCAGCCACACCGAACAGTTTGGCCTGGCCCCGGATTTTTTTCAAGGCCGGGATATCCACGTCCATGTACCCTCGGGCGCCATTCCCAAGGACGGCCCTTCAGCCGGGATGACCATTGCCGTGGCACTGGTCTCTCTCTTAAAGGATATACCCTGCCCCCGGGATACAGCCATGACAGGAGAAGTGACTCTAAGCGGCAGAATCCTTCCTGTGGGCGGCATCCGGGAAAAACTTCTTGCCGCAAAAACTGCTGGAATCAAAACGATTATTTTCCCCGCTAAAAACCAGGCTGAGATTGCCGCCATGGATGACACGCTCAAGCAGGGAATAAATATCTTTACCGCAAGTGAGCTTGATGACGTCATTCGGCAGGTATTGGGCATGGAAGCCATTGATTGATTCTGCCGCAGCGCCTAACGAACTTTAACAAAACATACCCATCAATGATCGTCCAAACACTATGATAAAAGCCGGCGGATAAACTCGTGATACAACACAGCAGCCTGAACCACCTGGCTGTAGGGGACCGATTCGTCCTGGGCGTGAGCATTTTCAAGCTGCCCCGGCCCTAAAATGACAGGCTTTGTACCGGCCGAAAAAATATGATTGGCATCGGAATGGCTGGGAAATGGGCCGGGCTGCCAGGGAAGATCCATTTGAGCGAAAACTTCTTTCAGGCAATCCTGCACCCGTCCCTTGTCCGGCAACGTATACCCGGCATCAATGGTATGGGTCCTGAACAGAACCGGAATCCCGCTCTTTTTGACCTCCGGCCGGACAACCACATCTTCAAGCTCGGATATAATCTCGCCGATGGGGGCATCCGGCGGCAAGTGAATATCAATCCAGGCCTCCCCGTATTCGGGAACGGCAAAGCCTGCCGGCGGAGTGGACAAATCCCGGATATTATAGATCAGTTCCGGGCGACGGCTTTCCACATAGCTGGTAAACCGGATCAAACTGTCCAGCAGTGACTTTACGGCGTTTTTTTTGCGACCGGCCATGGAGGCATGCTGGCGTTTACCCTGGGTGCTGATCTGGCTTTCCACGTATCCATAACTTTCAAAGCAAGGACAAAGGTTGGTGGGCTCGCCGATGACCGCCCAGGGAAAGGTGAAATCTTTCATAAGGCGGACGGCACCATCTCCTGTTTCCTCTTCTCCCACCACCAGGCACAAGGCCACGGGCAGAGACGGCTCCTTAAAATCATCCAGAAGGTTCAGGTAGGCTTCAATCATGGCGGCACATCCGGCCTTCATGTCCGCCGCACCCAGGCCTATGATGTCTCCGTCATGCTCACCGGCCATATAGTGTTCCAGATCATAGGCGGACACTGTGTCCACATGACCGATCAAGGCGATGGCAATATCCGCGCCTTTAGGGGCTACGATCAGGTTATGGCGATGCTCATCCACGTCCTGGAACTGAACGTCAATTCCCCGTCTTTTCAAAAAATTCTTAAGAAAAACCAGAATATCTTCCTCTTTTCCGGACGGGCTGTAGATGTCGATCATGCGCAAGAGAAGCTTTTTCAAGCGGGTTTCATCCATTATGGAATCACCTTTTTCTTTTTCTCATGTTTGCCTTGATGCGCGCCGTGTCCCAACGCCTTTGATTTAAGGCGCTGCTGGTCTGCGGCCAGGTTCAGTGTACGGTAGACATGGGGGACGGGAGGTCCGAACCCTATTTTATCGAAAAATTTCAAGGCTTTTTTGTTTTCTGCCGGGGTATCCACGATCATCATGCGCACCCCTTCTTTCAACATCAGGTCTTTGAAGCGGTTAAACAGTTTTTCAGCCACACCTTTTTTATGATATTCGGGCAGCACGCCCAGCCAGATCAGGTAACCGTACTTCCAGGCTGAATGCTCTTTTTCAATGGTGGTCCCCAGGGCAAATCCAACAATCCGGTCGTGGTCTTCAGCCACCAGACAGAATTCCGTATCGCTGTTATACAGGGTTGTCACTTCAAAGGGATCCCAGGTCCTGTACATGGTGGGAATCTCATCGGCTTTGAACAGAAGCTCTCCGATGTGATAGACTTGGGCAATGTCGTCAATATCCATTTTCCTGATTTTAAGGGTATTTTTTTTAAGGCCGTGAACCGACTCTTCACAATCCATTGGGTATGTTTTCCTCGTGGTTAAATCAAATTTTTGCCCAAGAATAATATCTATTTTTTGTCCGTCAAGAGAGAATGATTCATCAGATATGCCGGGAAGGAATCGGCCCAGGCCGCCTTAAGTTATGTTCTCAGCCACACCGAACAGTTTGGCCTGACCGCAGATTTTTCCAGGGCCGGGAGATCCACGTTCATCTACCGCTACCGGTTTTTACTTGTAATATGGTCTTGCTTTAGAATTGCACGGTTGATAAAGATCATGATCATATATGGTCAGTCAAAAGTTGGAAAATTAATCCCAGGAAAGGAAACACAAATGTCTGAGGAGAAGATCCGGCAGAAAAAAATTGAAGATTGGCACCTGAAGCGGCGTAAATGGTATCAAATTTACTTTTTTGCAGGCGTGGGCATCAATTTTTTACTGTATTTCACAAAACCCTATGGATTTGATCCCAGCGGAAGTATTTTTTGGGGCTCTTTCTTTGGGATCGCAATTCCCCTTGCCACCATGTTTGCCGGTGTTTTTATTCATGAAAAAATCATCGGAGTGTAAATTCAGATTCAGCGCCTTTTTCCTGGGTGTGATGTTTTTGCTGTGGGCAGGGGCGGCGTCCCAGGCAGACGTGCTGTTTACCCATGAGGAGACAAGCCATGATTTCATGCTGGGTGAAACCAGTGCAAAAGTGTTGTTGGGCTATACCGACCATGGCAAGTACAGTGACAGGCAGATTTCTTATCAGTCAGGCTTTTTAAAGCGATTTTTCGGCAAGGTTAAAACCGGCAGAAATACAAGCCAGTTTGACTTGAAGGAAAATACTGTTTCCGAAGTGGACTGGGAAAACCGCTATGTCTATGTTTACGCCATTGCAAATATTTCCGACCCTGAATGGCACCGGAAAAGAAACCCCATGATGAAAGAGCGCCGGGAACTGGTTGAACAAAGATATGAAGTGTCACCTCCGGAGATCTCTTTTGAGTTCAACGAAGAACCTGAAACAGTAAACGGGTATTCCACAAAAAAGGTGGTGATCAAACTAAATCTTGAAACCACTGACAAGAAAAAAAATGCAAAAAGCATTACAAGGATCACCCAGTCATTATGGCTGTCCACTGAGGTGAAAGGATATGATCTCTACACAAATTTTAACGAAGCGCTTTCCAGGAAAACAGGAGTGAATTCCCACAGACTGGGGCTTTCCGGGGATCTTTTAAGCTATTATCCCCTGGATCTAAACTCAATTGAGGATGATCTTTCCAGGGTTTACGGGTATGCCGTGAAGGCGAAATTTCGTCTTGAAGGGTCATATATCCAGAATTTTGCGGATAAGCCACCCCAAAAAACAGATAAGGTATTTAAAGACCAAACCTCTGTGTTAACCAGTGTACAGGAAACATCGTCTCTTGATTCAAGCTTGTTTCTGGCACCTGAAAGCTTTGCCAGAAAAGAGATAAAATAAACCGGGAACCAGATATAAATGAATCAAAGCCTGGGGAGCATGATATCCCCCAGGCTTTGCTTCTTTGTTATGAAGAGTGTTATTGAACGACCGTCATTCGCCCCTTCTTTAGATCCGATCCTGTTTAGGCTGCCTGGGCCTTAAATCCCTTACATATTTCTGGATGGCCTCTTCACTGTTCCTGGGAGTGACAAGACTCACACAGATATAAAAGATAAACCCGACAAAGACCCAATAGAATTGATGGGGGGTTGACAGTTTGTTGGCCGGATCACTCAGGAAAAACCAATGATAGCTTCCCAGATGGTTTTTTGCATACATCCATGACCCTGTGGAACAGATGGTCATGACAATGATGTTAAGCATCGCAGCGATGGTGGTCCCCCGTTCCCACCACAGACCAAGAATGAGAGGAGGCCCTACGGAACAAAGGATTACGATAAATGCAGCGCCCGAAATATCAAGTACAAGCGCCGGCGGCTTAAAGGAAAGCAATCCACAGACAAGGATAATAAAGATTGTCATATACCGGGTACACTGAACCGGATTTCTATCAGGCCATGAAGATCCGAAAACCTTGCCGATAAGGTCGCGGCCCAGAACAACATTCAATACCATGGTCCAGCCTGCTGCGGTCGCCATGGCGATGGCAAGGCCTCCGGCAGCAATCACAGCCAGCAGGAACGGGCTGTTCAAGGCTTCGTTGGCGGCGATCATGGAGTAATCCGTGACTGATGCGCCGGCAACGCCGTATGCGGTTTTCATGTGTTTCAACAGGCCCATGGCGCTGTCAATGCCTTCTGTCTGCATAAGGGGATGCAGCTGCTCTATAAGCACCTTGGTTCCGGTTCCGATGATGACCAGCCCCGCATACATGGCACCACCGATAAGGACTGCCCAGAAAACACTTCTGCGTGCTGATTTAATGTCCTGGGTTGTGAAGAACCTGACAACTGTGTAGGGCATGGCGGAAAAACCAAAATGCCAGACAAAAAAGAAACCTATCACCCCGGTCCAGGTGCTCATCAGAGG is drawn from uncultured Desulfobacter sp. and contains these coding sequences:
- a CDS encoding SLC13 family permease; its protein translation is MTPDMIMTMIILVFVICLFVFEWVRVDVVGIMMMVLLPLIGLISPKEAFVGLSSNAVCSIIAVIIIGAGLDKTGVMNKVAKPILALAGKSEGKIMLLVSGTVGIISSMMQNIGAAALFLPATQRISKRVGIPASRILMPMGFCAIIGGTLTLVGASPTILLNDLMVLGGEKLEPFGLFTQTPIGVCLLGTALLYFLVFGRFILPSASGQDSKGATDVLINEYEGVNSLVEMHVPEGSGTTGLLDDLNIRPKFLVTVIGISSPSTRTTNHVPRSYESINSGDDIAVVGKRENIEQLAKEFGWQIKPALETFAEFLANTNAGMAEVVVAPRSELIGRTLNEVNFKEMYGLNPLVLFKDNRKYYSGLTNIRLAMGDTLLLQGPWEKFHILMNRPKPRALIFASKLEGEILRPQKAMLAVGWLALALFQIVFLKIQLAVALMSGALGMIITGVLTVDEAYLAVDWMTVFLLAGLIPLGIAFEKTGTAGFIAHTVLNLIGTPSPIILLAVVGLMASFFTLVISNVGATVLLVPLCMNMAVMAGADPRMAALVVGLSASNTFVLPTHQVNALVMRPGGYRTIDYAKAGTVMTLLFLTVELTVIYLFYGIS
- the lon gene encoding endopeptidase La, which codes for MKRIFKKEEAPQVVDAGAEEIAALREAVLDQKIPAEVEKILLKEVERLEKINPASAEYTIGLNHIDYVTTLPWNRYTQDNLDIQRAEKILDSDHYGLEEIKERILEHLAVRQMKLSRKNTILVVDDEQITRMNLEHVLSKEGYEVTTADGGTQALEFLKKNTVDLVITDLKMDKIDGMALLGRIKANSPGTEVIIISGYATVLTAVDAIKRGSFHFIPKPLKLDDIRETVKKALSKKTGLVEAKGPVICFAGPPGTGKTSLGQSIAQSLERKFVRISLAGVKDEADIRGHRRSYAGALAGRIIQEIRRAESLNPVLMLDEIDKIGQDFKGDPASALLEVLDPQQNSKFIDHYLDIPFDLSKVMFIATANMVARIPGPLLDRFEVISMSGYTIEEKIHIVQRHLIPRAKEDTGLSGFDLKFTENALRIIIREHTREAGLRGLERKIAAVCRKIARQYLDTPDGPRKIKIDESAVEKFLGPAQYHYEIAGARDRIGCATGLAWTESGGEIIFVETTRMMGAERLILTGYLGEIMKESAQAALSYIRSHTEQFGLAPDFFQGRDIHVHVPSGAIPKDGPSAGMTIAVALVSLLKDIPCPRDTAMTGEVTLSGRILPVGGIREKLLAAKTAGIKTIIFPAKNQAEIAAMDDTLKQGINIFTASELDDVIRQVLGMEAID
- a CDS encoding M20/M25/M40 family metallo-hydrolase — encoded protein: MDETRLKKLLLRMIDIYSPSGKEEDILVFLKNFLKRRGIDVQFQDVDEHRHNLIVAPKGADIAIALIGHVDTVSAYDLEHYMAGEHDGDIIGLGAADMKAGCAAMIEAYLNLLDDFKEPSLPVALCLVVGEEETGDGAVRLMKDFTFPWAVIGEPTNLCPCFESYGYVESQISTQGKRQHASMAGRKKNAVKSLLDSLIRFTSYVESRRPELIYNIRDLSTPPAGFAVPEYGEAWIDIHLPPDAPIGEIISELEDVVVRPEVKKSGIPVLFRTHTIDAGYTLPDKGRVQDCLKEVFAQMDLPWQPGPFPSHSDANHIFSAGTKPVILGPGQLENAHAQDESVPYSQVVQAAVLYHEFIRRLLS
- a CDS encoding GNAT family N-acetyltransferase — protein: MDCEESVHGLKKNTLKIRKMDIDDIAQVYHIGELLFKADEIPTMYRTWDPFEVTTLYNSDTEFCLVAEDHDRIVGFALGTTIEKEHSAWKYGYLIWLGVLPEYHKKGVAEKLFNRFKDLMLKEGVRMMIVDTPAENKKALKFFDKIGFGPPVPHVYRTLNLAADQQRLKSKALGHGAHQGKHEKKKKVIP
- a CDS encoding cation acetate symporter translates to MSVNPVVLIGALAYFVVIFYIGWTSRKASLDASDFYVAGRKVGAFVNGSALAATYFSPASFLGLPAFIFLLGYPFWWALVGIIGGMPIATLLTAAPLRKYEPTSFTDYYADRYETRWMRLWAAIPTVIGGFAYVVLSIVGTALFLLCILKVNFTISVILASVIVFAYIYYGGMVATTFSTAFQGIAMTVGSLVAMFYVLFHYGGFNGLTDAVLANSPTFFNMPYVAEKASHPLMSTWTGVIGFFFVWHFGFSAMPYTVVRFFTTQDIKSARRSVFWAVLIGGAMYAGLVIIGTGTKVLIEQLHPLMQTEGIDSAMGLLKHMKTAYGVAGASVTDYSMIAANEALNSPFLLAVIAAGGLAIAMATAAGWTMVLNVVLGRDLIGKVFGSSWPDRNPVQCTRYMTIFIILVCGLLSFKPPALVLDISGAAFIVILCSVGPPLILGLWWERGTTIAAMLNIIVMTICSTGSWMYAKNHLGSYHWFFLSDPANKLSTPHQFYWVFVGFIFYICVSLVTPRNSEEAIQKYVRDLRPRQPKQDRI